A single genomic interval of Sphingobium sp. EM0848 harbors:
- a CDS encoding TetR/AcrR family transcriptional regulator, with the protein MRIEPAAKRGYHHGELKEALIVAADSILREDGIEGFSLRAAARRAGVSPAAPAHHFGNAAGLLTEVAILAHNQLGEYLAAAPRGETPQARLRSLSRAYVEFALDEPGRFRLMFRKDLVNREDPRFFDSGVRAFTPFIETAAQAYGGDLATISLERDAGSVLAAWSTAHGIAHLALEDKFAFDKRGANSSIFLSELLPEILAAQWPDPVGAR; encoded by the coding sequence GTGCGAATTGAGCCTGCCGCCAAGCGCGGCTACCATCATGGCGAATTGAAGGAGGCCTTGATCGTCGCCGCCGACTCCATTTTGCGGGAAGACGGCATTGAAGGGTTCTCGCTGCGCGCGGCCGCGCGTCGTGCCGGCGTCTCGCCTGCCGCGCCTGCTCATCATTTCGGAAATGCGGCGGGACTCCTTACCGAAGTCGCAATTCTTGCTCATAATCAGCTGGGGGAATATCTCGCAGCTGCGCCGCGGGGCGAAACGCCCCAGGCCCGATTACGCTCTCTCTCGCGAGCTTATGTGGAATTTGCATTGGATGAGCCGGGCCGTTTCAGACTCATGTTTCGCAAAGACCTTGTAAACCGCGAAGATCCCCGCTTCTTTGACAGCGGAGTTCGGGCGTTCACACCTTTCATAGAAACGGCGGCTCAGGCCTACGGCGGCGATCTTGCCACGATCAGTCTCGAACGCGACGCGGGCAGCGTACTTGCGGCGTGGTCCACCGCGCACGGCATCGCGCATCTCGCCCTGGAAGACAAGTTCGCGTTCGACAAACGTGGAGCGAATAGTTCGATCTTTTTAAGCGAGTTGCTGCCAGAAATTCTGGCCGCGCAATGGCCCGACCCTGTTGGCGCCCGTTAG
- a CDS encoding ester cyclase, whose protein sequence is MKNRGINIVTLLGLVTLASLPTGSMAAVKQERWPGTGVNKPAPAIPGMPETLAKNLRTFDDLDFRVYTEQKWEDLHKSHAQNIIVHYPDGHTTIGIPDHIKELKFMWTFAPDNRITEHPVRFGTAEGEWTSVMGYLDGTFTKPMVLADGKVIQPTGKAYHLPMATLGHWNKEGSMSEEYLFWDNATLMQQIGVTQ, encoded by the coding sequence ATGAAGAATCGTGGGATCAATATCGTGACGCTGCTTGGACTGGTCACATTGGCCTCTCTTCCCACCGGTTCGATGGCGGCGGTGAAGCAGGAGCGTTGGCCTGGTACCGGCGTCAACAAACCCGCTCCGGCAATTCCTGGAATGCCCGAAACCCTGGCAAAGAACCTGCGCACTTTCGATGATCTCGATTTCCGGGTCTATACGGAACAGAAGTGGGAGGATCTCCACAAGAGCCATGCCCAGAACATCATCGTTCATTATCCCGATGGCCACACCACCATTGGCATACCGGACCACATCAAGGAATTGAAGTTCATGTGGACGTTCGCTCCCGATAACCGCATCACCGAACATCCAGTCCGCTTCGGTACGGCAGAGGGCGAATGGACCAGTGTGATGGGCTATCTGGACGGCACCTTCACGAAACCGATGGTCCTGGCCGACGGGAAGGTCATCCAGCCGACCGGCAAGGCCTACCACCTTCCCATGGCGACCCTAGGTCACTGGAACAAGGAAGGTAGCATGAGCGAAGAATATCTCTTCTGGGACAATGCTACCCTGATGCAGCAGATCGGCGTGACCCAGTAA
- the ygiD gene encoding 4,5-DOPA dioxygenase extradiol, giving the protein MARMPALFIGHGSPMNTLKHNVYTDAWRRIGQILPRPRGILCISAHWFIGATTVTAMPHPRTIHDFHGFPDELFAFDYPAPGLPELAQEVAEVAEPHWVGADIDQWGLDHGTWSVLAHLFPDADIPVVQLSIDAPKPMEYHIDLGARLAPLRDAGILILSSGNVVHNLRRIQWNKPEAGEPWAERFDDHVAGLMAEAPGDLLKAMTHPDYAQAVPTPDHFIPLLYIAGLGAVSNEKVAPLIRGHALGSLSMTCYGFGMDACLSPYGLASNWILGH; this is encoded by the coding sequence ATGGCCCGGATGCCGGCATTGTTCATCGGGCATGGCAGCCCGATGAACACTCTGAAACATAACGTTTATACCGATGCATGGCGTCGCATCGGCCAAATATTGCCCCGGCCGCGGGGGATCCTGTGCATATCAGCGCACTGGTTCATCGGCGCAACGACCGTGACGGCCATGCCCCACCCACGCACTATTCATGATTTCCACGGCTTCCCCGATGAACTGTTCGCGTTCGACTATCCCGCACCGGGTCTGCCCGAACTGGCACAGGAAGTGGCAGAAGTCGCCGAGCCCCATTGGGTCGGGGCCGACATTGACCAATGGGGTCTGGATCATGGGACATGGAGCGTGCTTGCCCATCTGTTCCCCGATGCGGATATTCCTGTCGTCCAGTTGTCGATCGACGCGCCGAAACCGATGGAATATCACATCGATCTGGGCGCCCGGCTGGCCCCTTTGCGGGATGCCGGCATCCTCATCCTGTCGAGCGGCAATGTCGTCCATAATCTTCGCCGTATCCAATGGAACAAGCCGGAGGCCGGCGAACCCTGGGCGGAACGTTTCGACGACCATGTCGCCGGCCTGATGGCGGAGGCGCCGGGCGACCTGCTCAAGGCTATGACGCATCCGGACTATGCCCAGGCGGTGCCTACGCCGGATCACTTCATTCCGCTGCTCTATATCGCCGGGCTCGGCGCTGTATCGAACGAAAAGGTAGCCCCCCTGATACGTGGTCATGCACTGGGGTCGCTTTCCATGACCTGCTATGGCTTCGGAATGGACGCCTGCCTCTCACCATATGGGCTAGCCAGCAACTGGATATTGGGGCACTAA
- a CDS encoding glycosyltransferase family 2 protein yields MTGMIHTRRPTISLIIPAYNEEEYLPECLDAIMRNVAGKAVEIIVVDNNSTDDTKKVIDRYPAVTYVFEAQKGITRARQRGFLAATGDILAYVDADTRPPPGWIEQIWEQFHKCGDLACLSGPYSFYDLSGIRNAISTGWFVAARPLYWITGYLMVGGNFAIRRDALEEMGGFDSSIEFYGEDVDIGKRAKAQGKVLFSPRFVMPTSGRRMKKQGFAKIASLYFANYFSVVFRGRPATRSYEDIR; encoded by the coding sequence ATGACAGGTATGATCCACACGCGAAGGCCTACGATCAGCCTCATTATCCCTGCCTATAATGAAGAAGAGTATCTGCCCGAGTGTCTTGACGCGATCATGCGGAATGTGGCGGGCAAGGCGGTAGAAATCATTGTCGTTGACAACAACAGCACAGACGACACGAAGAAAGTGATCGATCGCTATCCGGCGGTGACTTACGTGTTCGAGGCTCAAAAAGGAATTACCCGTGCCCGCCAGCGCGGCTTTCTTGCTGCTACTGGCGACATCCTGGCCTATGTCGATGCCGACACACGGCCGCCACCAGGCTGGATCGAACAAATCTGGGAACAGTTCCACAAGTGCGGGGACCTTGCCTGCTTGTCCGGCCCCTATAGCTTTTACGACCTCAGTGGCATTCGTAATGCCATCTCCACTGGTTGGTTCGTTGCGGCGCGGCCGCTCTATTGGATCACCGGTTATCTGATGGTCGGCGGCAATTTCGCGATCCGTCGTGACGCCCTGGAAGAGATGGGCGGCTTTGACAGCTCGATTGAATTTTATGGCGAGGATGTGGACATAGGCAAACGTGCCAAGGCGCAGGGGAAAGTGCTTTTTTCGCCCCGTTTCGTCATGCCAACATCAGGACGTCGTATGAAGAAGCAAGGCTTCGCCAAAATCGCGAGCCTTTATTTTGCGAACTATTTTTCTGTCGTTTTCAGAGGCAGGCCCGCTACCAGAAGCTATGAGGACATTCGGTGA
- a CDS encoding DUF5818 domain-containing protein — protein MNIGSYFRLEGVLLAGVAGLYVRARDGAFWEIGTLKDVGHLLQNNVLVEGIRTGAQALAVNWIEAVEPLKAIRDTAGM, from the coding sequence ATGAATATCGGTTCATATTTTCGCCTTGAAGGCGTCTTGCTGGCCGGAGTGGCCGGATTGTATGTCCGTGCGCGGGATGGCGCCTTCTGGGAGATCGGCACGCTCAAGGATGTTGGCCACCTTCTCCAGAATAATGTCCTGGTCGAAGGCATTCGAACGGGCGCACAGGCGCTCGCGGTTAACTGGATCGAAGCCGTTGAACCGCTGAAAGCGATCAGGGATACAGCCGGAATGTAG
- a CDS encoding LysR family transcriptional regulator: MQISRADLADFAYFIAIAKHLSFRRAALEMGVTTSALSHAISALETRRGVRLLNRTTRSVTLTAAGEELCAMIEGPLDIIGQAAESLNRFRDAPAGRVRINVLEDAVALLLDPVMPIFVDRYPEVEVDISVSNRLVDVIGSGFDAGIRYGGTVPEDMIAQRLSPDIRWMAAASPAYLDRFGAPASPADLAQHRCIRIRLGNDKLYQWEFERGDDVVAVATPGPLTVDASHVALGLGMGGVGIIYGAEPVLSPYLETGALKIVLEDWVSMGAGFHAYYSGRRQVPTGLRLLIDLIREIRPLGRL; encoded by the coding sequence ATGCAGATCAGCCGTGCCGACCTTGCAGATTTCGCTTATTTCATTGCCATTGCCAAGCACCTCAGCTTTAGGCGGGCGGCACTGGAGATGGGCGTTACGACATCTGCCCTGAGCCACGCCATTAGCGCCCTGGAAACGCGGCGCGGCGTTAGATTGTTGAACAGAACGACAAGGAGCGTCACTCTCACCGCAGCAGGCGAGGAACTCTGCGCAATGATCGAGGGGCCTCTGGATATTATTGGCCAAGCTGCCGAAAGTCTGAACCGCTTTCGGGATGCGCCTGCAGGGCGGGTGCGCATCAATGTGCTGGAAGATGCGGTGGCGCTCCTGCTCGACCCAGTCATGCCGATCTTCGTCGACCGCTATCCGGAGGTGGAGGTTGACATCAGCGTGAGCAATCGCCTCGTCGACGTCATAGGCAGCGGCTTTGATGCCGGTATCCGCTATGGCGGCACCGTGCCGGAAGACATGATTGCGCAGAGGCTTTCCCCTGATATTCGGTGGATGGCGGCAGCTTCGCCCGCCTATCTCGATCGTTTCGGTGCACCGGCAAGCCCGGCCGATCTGGCACAACATCGCTGCATCCGCATCCGGCTCGGCAATGACAAACTCTATCAGTGGGAGTTCGAACGCGGCGATGACGTGGTAGCGGTCGCGACGCCCGGTCCGCTGACGGTGGATGCCAGCCATGTCGCGCTCGGTCTGGGCATGGGTGGCGTTGGCATCATTTATGGCGCGGAGCCCGTTCTTTCCCCCTACCTAGAAACCGGCGCCTTGAAGATCGTACTCGAAGATTGGGTATCGATGGGGGCTGGATTCCACGCCTATTATTCGGGCCGTCGGCAGGTTCCCACAGGATTGCGGCTCCTAATCGACCTCATCCGTGAGATCCGCCCGCTTGGCCGCTTATGA
- a CDS encoding cupin domain-containing protein, with protein sequence MVRFAAILAALLVSTNAAQAQEEKRAMDITSKAELKTVDGPEEFFTGKATITGQFQREEPSRVSGAIVHFEPGARTAWHTHPAGQTLIVTEGVGWTQIAGGPKFEFHAGDILWCPAEHKHWHGATPLEAMTHIAIQESVNGTPVTWMEKVTDEEYFAPLGKG encoded by the coding sequence ATGGTTAGGTTCGCCGCGATTTTGGCCGCACTTCTTGTTTCGACGAACGCCGCCCAGGCACAGGAGGAAAAGAGAGCGATGGACATCACCAGCAAGGCAGAGCTCAAGACCGTTGACGGACCGGAAGAGTTCTTCACGGGCAAGGCTACGATCACCGGACAGTTCCAGCGCGAGGAGCCGTCGCGTGTCTCCGGCGCGATCGTCCATTTCGAGCCCGGAGCGCGTACCGCGTGGCACACACATCCAGCCGGCCAGACGCTGATCGTCACAGAAGGTGTGGGCTGGACCCAGATCGCGGGCGGCCCGAAGTTTGAGTTCCATGCCGGCGACATCCTGTGGTGTCCGGCCGAACACAAGCACTGGCACGGTGCGACGCCGCTTGAAGCCATGACCCACATCGCGATCCAGGAATCGGTGAATGGCACGCCCGTCACCTGGATGGAGAAGGTAACCGACGAGGAATATTTTGCGCCATTGGGCAAAGGTTGA
- a CDS encoding tautomerase family protein, with the protein MPHVVVKLWPRKSDAQKQALTDILSRGVMEILGYGEDAASVAFEEIAPEDWSKHVYDPNILSKWGQLTKAPGYGPLPSDQRNKP; encoded by the coding sequence GTGCCGCACGTCGTCGTCAAGCTGTGGCCGCGCAAATCCGATGCGCAGAAGCAGGCCCTCACCGACATCCTCTCGCGAGGCGTGATGGAGATACTCGGTTATGGCGAAGATGCTGCCTCGGTCGCCTTCGAGGAAATCGCCCCCGAGGACTGGAGTAAGCACGTCTACGACCCCAACATTCTCAGCAAATGGGGGCAACTCACCAAAGCTCCGGGCTATGGCCCGCTCCCCTCGGATCAAAGGAACAAGCCATGA
- a CDS encoding aldo/keto reductase produces MEESFTLSNGIQIPKLGLGTWRIGDSAVVPIVREAITLGYRHIDTAQAYGNERGVGEGLRASGIARDEIFVTTKLAAESKSFADARDRIDASLRALGVDHIDLMLIHSPQPWSEFRDGGDYDAGNLEAWRALEEAHAAGKLQAIGVSNFERADLENLFANGSVRPMVNQVLAHVGNTPFDLIDYCRNEDLLMEAYSPVAHGAAMKNDRLASMAGKYDVDVAQLCIRYCLQLGLLPLPKTTHQDHMRSNTDLDFVISDKDMTALKNATTDMDYGEANAFPVFGKKRRPAAATER; encoded by the coding sequence TTGGAAGAAAGCTTCACCCTGTCCAACGGCATCCAAATTCCGAAACTCGGCCTCGGGACCTGGCGCATCGGCGATAGCGCCGTCGTGCCGATCGTGCGCGAAGCCATCACTCTTGGCTACCGCCATATCGACACCGCGCAAGCCTATGGCAATGAGCGAGGCGTAGGGGAAGGCCTGCGCGCCAGCGGCATCGCGCGCGATGAGATCTTCGTTACGACAAAACTCGCCGCCGAGTCCAAAAGCTTTGCAGACGCCAGGGATCGCATCGATGCCTCCTTGCGCGCACTAGGCGTCGACCACATCGACCTGATGCTGATCCACAGTCCCCAACCATGGTCCGAATTTCGTGACGGCGGGGATTATGACGCGGGCAATCTGGAGGCATGGCGTGCGCTGGAAGAGGCACATGCCGCGGGCAAGCTCCAAGCGATCGGCGTCTCAAACTTTGAGCGGGCCGACCTCGAAAACCTGTTCGCGAACGGCAGCGTTCGGCCGATGGTCAACCAGGTACTCGCGCATGTGGGCAACACGCCGTTCGACCTCATCGACTATTGCAGGAACGAAGACCTGCTGATGGAAGCCTATTCGCCGGTCGCGCATGGCGCGGCGATGAAGAATGACCGGCTTGCGTCGATGGCCGGCAAGTATGACGTCGACGTAGCGCAGCTCTGCATTCGCTACTGCCTGCAACTGGGCCTTCTTCCGCTGCCCAAGACCACCCACCAGGATCATATGCGCAGCAACACCGATCTGGACTTCGTGATTTCCGACAAAGATATGACCGCTCTGAAGAACGCTACCACTGATATGGACTATGGCGAGGCGAATGCCTTCCCGGTCTTCGGCAAGAAGCGCCGGCCCGCCGCGGCGACGGAGCGCTAA
- a CDS encoding glucose 1-dehydrogenase, whose amino-acid sequence MNPIYNFKGQVALVTGAAKGMGLATARAFAASGAAVVLADLDGSLADREAKRITGEGGIAMGFACDVAAEAQVAAMVDRTFAEFGRLDMAFNNAGIQVPPSDAADEPLDNYERVTAVNQRGVWACMKHELRVMREQGSGAIVNCSSLGGLVGLPERASYHGTKHAVLGMTKSAGVEYAPRGIRINAVCPGTIDTPMVQDMLADQSDAMAEIMKQQPIGRPGRADEIAAAVLWLCSPGASFVIGVGLPVDGGFTAH is encoded by the coding sequence ATGAACCCGATCTATAACTTCAAGGGACAGGTCGCACTCGTTACCGGTGCGGCCAAGGGAATGGGCCTCGCCACAGCGCGCGCCTTTGCGGCGAGCGGCGCGGCGGTCGTCCTTGCCGATCTCGATGGCTCGCTGGCCGATCGTGAAGCGAAGCGGATCACAGGCGAAGGCGGCATCGCGATGGGCTTTGCCTGTGATGTTGCCGCCGAGGCCCAGGTGGCCGCGATGGTTGATCGCACCTTCGCTGAGTTTGGCCGGCTTGACATGGCGTTCAACAATGCCGGCATCCAGGTGCCACCGTCCGATGCCGCTGACGAACCTCTGGACAATTACGAGCGAGTCACTGCTGTCAACCAGCGAGGCGTATGGGCGTGCATGAAGCATGAGCTTCGCGTGATGCGAGAGCAGGGCTCGGGGGCGATCGTGAACTGCTCATCACTTGGCGGATTGGTAGGATTGCCGGAGCGCGCCTCCTATCATGGCACCAAGCATGCGGTGCTCGGCATGACCAAAAGCGCTGGCGTGGAATATGCACCGCGAGGCATCCGCATCAACGCCGTCTGCCCTGGCACGATCGACACACCAATGGTGCAGGATATGCTTGCCGACCAGTCTGACGCCATGGCCGAGATCATGAAGCAGCAGCCGATCGGACGGCCAGGCCGTGCCGACGAGATAGCCGCAGCAGTGCTGTGGCTATGCAGCCCAGGCGCGAGCTTCGTGATCGGCGTGGGACTTCCGGTCGATGGCGGCTTTACCGCACACTGA
- a CDS encoding cation diffusion facilitator family transporter encodes MARKRYANERWPRSTVFIELLIGHRQSQLFSLLLRNRSAIAHSGQINMDSGMTNCGCEPIPADTQDQRPTLWTALALNALMFAMEVGGGITINSTGLVADGLDMLSDACVYAIALAAIGRSSRFKANAATISGFMLLLLGAGLVIDVIRRLFEGGSPQGAWMIAISLPALAVNIIVLRLLARQRSKEVHMRAAWIFTRADIIANAAVILSGIAVLATQIHYFDLAVGAAIGAYVIKEAFEILSEARTAKASSRT; translated from the coding sequence GTGGCGCGCAAGCGATATGCAAATGAACGCTGGCCGCGTTCGACTGTATTCATCGAACTCCTTATAGGCCATCGTCAATCGCAGCTATTCAGCCTATTGCTGCGAAACCGCAGCGCCATTGCCCATTCCGGTCAAATCAATATGGATAGTGGCATGACAAACTGCGGATGCGAACCGATCCCGGCTGACACGCAAGACCAGCGCCCCACGCTTTGGACGGCGCTTGCGCTGAACGCACTGATGTTCGCGATGGAAGTTGGCGGCGGGATCACCATCAATTCGACGGGCCTCGTGGCCGATGGTCTGGATATGCTGTCCGATGCCTGCGTCTATGCGATCGCCCTCGCGGCCATTGGCCGAAGCAGCCGCTTCAAGGCGAACGCGGCCACGATCAGCGGTTTCATGCTTCTCCTTCTCGGCGCGGGCCTTGTGATCGACGTGATCCGGCGACTGTTCGAAGGTGGTTCGCCGCAGGGCGCCTGGATGATTGCCATTTCGCTTCCGGCGCTGGCCGTGAACATCATTGTGCTGCGGCTCCTGGCAAGGCAGCGCAGCAAAGAGGTTCATATGCGAGCGGCATGGATATTCACCAGGGCTGACATCATCGCCAATGCCGCTGTGATCCTTTCGGGCATCGCCGTGCTGGCGACGCAGATTCATTACTTCGATCTGGCTGTTGGCGCTGCCATTGGCGCCTATGTCATCAAGGAAGCTTTCGAAATATTGAGCGAGGCGCGAACGGCAAAAGCGAGCAGTCGAACTTGA
- a CDS encoding pepsin/retropepsin-like aspartic protease family protein — protein MDLPKRRMIFAPVKLNDRTIAALVDSGTSRTIINGGLAKELGLVPLGETSVTSFTRRVAGLCYRAERIELAGMVLKDFVFDSYGTAEIEALSRQRIPLILGRDILGKVDAEVDFVKDRVRWVSMEARRGFQADLILPLHGERAAFPSIDVTLEKMPRERALLDLGSDTPITMAADFAHEHGLLKERRQSSAVSIGLEGVLTNITFSLRNVKIGDFELRDVPVHAVENWKLAQPISLGWPLFQAFRMVLSLGTKTLDMKVDRHILVSEIPRDRLGISGRREEQRLVISHVAPWSPAWHAGLRAGDVVVSVDDRAISRDYPGLGERIGFRAAGSNIRLGLAGGRDIDLMLIDYF, from the coding sequence ATGGACCTGCCGAAACGTCGAATGATCTTCGCGCCAGTGAAATTGAATGATCGGACGATCGCTGCTCTGGTCGACAGTGGTACCTCTCGAACCATCATCAACGGCGGTCTGGCCAAGGAATTGGGGCTGGTGCCGCTGGGCGAGACGTCCGTCACCTCCTTCACACGCAGGGTCGCTGGCCTGTGTTATCGTGCCGAAAGGATCGAACTGGCTGGCATGGTCCTGAAGGATTTCGTTTTCGACAGCTATGGAACGGCGGAAATCGAGGCGCTGTCGCGCCAGCGCATCCCTTTGATATTGGGTCGGGACATACTGGGGAAGGTCGATGCGGAGGTCGACTTCGTCAAGGATCGCGTTCGTTGGGTTTCGATGGAAGCAAGGCGAGGTTTCCAGGCGGATCTTATATTACCCTTGCATGGAGAGCGGGCTGCCTTTCCATCGATCGATGTGACCCTTGAAAAAATGCCGCGAGAAAGGGCACTGCTCGACCTGGGTAGCGACACGCCAATTACCATGGCGGCGGATTTTGCCCATGAGCACGGCCTACTCAAAGAAAGACGCCAATCTTCGGCAGTATCCATAGGTCTGGAAGGCGTACTCACCAATATCACATTTTCGCTTCGGAACGTGAAGATTGGTGACTTCGAACTGCGTGATGTTCCGGTACACGCAGTCGAGAACTGGAAGCTTGCTCAGCCTATATCTCTGGGATGGCCTTTGTTTCAGGCATTCCGCATGGTCCTGAGTTTGGGTACAAAGACTTTGGACATGAAGGTGGACAGACATATCCTCGTTTCCGAAATCCCGAGAGACAGGCTGGGAATTTCGGGCCGCCGTGAGGAGCAGCGGCTTGTTATATCCCACGTCGCGCCATGGAGTCCTGCCTGGCACGCCGGATTACGGGCAGGTGATGTGGTGGTCAGTGTCGATGATCGCGCGATCAGCAGGGATTACCCGGGCCTTGGAGAGCGTATTGGCTTTCGCGCTGCAGGGAGCAATATTCGCCTTGGCCTTGCCGGGGGGCGGGATATCGATCTGATGTTGATAGATTATTTCTGA
- a CDS encoding DUF6306 domain-containing protein, with protein sequence MTNEPSSPVCYGAGADDSYMGYASRDEILAALNELLEAERAGARVALASRKSMQDVRFSELMRIVRADEARWCAMLSRQIRRLGALPSRRTGAFYGRAMDIDDPRERTIFLNRGQSWVVRKLDALMPRVRDEVLHANLRKMAEKHRTNIDLAEAVIQEAG encoded by the coding sequence ATGACGAACGAACCCTCTTCTCCAGTATGTTACGGTGCTGGTGCGGACGACAGCTATATGGGCTATGCGTCGCGCGACGAGATACTGGCGGCATTGAACGAACTGCTTGAGGCTGAGCGGGCAGGGGCTCGTGTCGCACTGGCCAGTAGAAAGTCGATGCAGGACGTCCGCTTTTCAGAGCTGATGCGGATCGTTCGCGCAGATGAAGCGCGCTGGTGCGCCATGCTGTCGCGTCAGATCCGGCGACTTGGCGCCCTCCCGTCCCGTCGAACTGGCGCATTTTATGGCAGGGCGATGGACATCGACGATCCTCGTGAACGCACCATCTTCCTCAATCGCGGTCAATCCTGGGTGGTGCGCAAGCTCGACGCCCTGATGCCGCGGGTCAGGGACGAAGTGCTGCATGCGAACTTGCGCAAAATGGCTGAAAAACATCGGACGAACATCGATCTGGCAGAAGCCGTCATTCAAGAGGCTGGTTGA
- a CDS encoding LysR family transcriptional regulator, which produces MDISIARTFLEVVKTGSFVGAANNLHLTQTAVSARIRVLEEQLDRPVFIRNKAGAKLTPAGEQFLRFATTLVQVWARAQRAVALPPGRETVVTVGAELSLWSPLLRHWLLWMRRECAEIAVSTHIEASERLMEQVQDGTLDVAVLYAAPSRPGVVAELLFEEKLVLVRTTPTHASLAPEDHVLIDWGEEFAASYQAAYPDQPNAVVSISYGPLALDYILATGGSGYFRKGFIRPYLEEGRLALVPGSPEFSYSAYMVHSTKADPGVMDRVRAGLHAAAAIAI; this is translated from the coding sequence ATGGACATCAGCATCGCCCGCACCTTCCTCGAGGTGGTGAAGACGGGCAGCTTCGTGGGTGCCGCCAATAATCTTCATCTCACGCAGACCGCTGTCAGCGCTCGCATCCGGGTTCTTGAGGAGCAGCTTGATCGACCGGTCTTCATTCGCAACAAGGCCGGGGCTAAGCTGACGCCGGCTGGCGAACAGTTTCTTCGCTTCGCCACGACCCTTGTGCAGGTCTGGGCGCGTGCGCAGCGTGCGGTTGCGCTCCCTCCGGGTCGTGAAACGGTCGTCACGGTCGGGGCTGAACTCAGCCTCTGGAGTCCATTGCTGCGGCACTGGCTGTTGTGGATGCGGCGCGAGTGCGCCGAAATCGCCGTGAGCACGCATATTGAGGCCTCTGAGCGCTTGATGGAGCAGGTCCAGGATGGAACGCTCGACGTGGCGGTACTCTATGCGGCCCCCAGCAGGCCGGGTGTCGTCGCTGAGTTGCTTTTCGAGGAGAAACTGGTGCTCGTCAGGACGACCCCGACTCATGCGTCGCTGGCCCCCGAGGATCATGTGCTGATCGACTGGGGCGAGGAATTCGCTGCCAGCTATCAGGCCGCTTATCCCGATCAGCCCAATGCGGTCGTGTCGATCAGCTATGGCCCCCTGGCGCTGGATTATATCCTGGCGACGGGCGGCAGCGGCTATTTCCGGAAGGGCTTCATCCGCCCTTATCTGGAGGAGGGGCGGCTCGCGCTGGTGCCGGGGAGCCCCGAATTCTCCTATTCGGCCTATATGGTGCACTCGACCAAGGCGGATCCCGGCGTGATGGATCGTGTCCGGGCGGGACTTCATGCGGCAGCGGCGATAGCGATATGA
- a CDS encoding DUF4142 domain-containing protein, translating to MRNTISLMLGAIGLATVSSVALSQDGHINDAQIAHIAYTAGAIDVEAGRQALAKSKNTTVRAFASTMVRDHQAVNDQALALVKKLGVTPEGNATSTALTKQAAREHEALAGLSGAQFDHAYIANEVAYHRIVNGALRDTLIPGVRNPELKSLLQTGLTLFGEHQAHAEHLAASLK from the coding sequence ATGCGGAACACAATCTCACTCATGCTCGGTGCCATCGGTCTGGCGACAGTTTCCAGCGTCGCGCTATCACAGGACGGACATATCAACGACGCGCAGATTGCGCACATCGCCTATACAGCTGGCGCGATCGACGTCGAAGCGGGGCGTCAGGCGCTGGCGAAATCAAAAAATACCACGGTACGCGCATTCGCCTCGACAATGGTCCGCGACCATCAGGCGGTGAACGACCAGGCGCTCGCACTGGTCAAGAAGCTCGGCGTCACGCCCGAAGGGAACGCGACCAGCACTGCGTTGACCAAACAGGCGGCCAGGGAGCATGAGGCGCTGGCAGGGCTAAGCGGCGCCCAATTCGATCACGCCTATATTGCGAATGAGGTGGCCTATCATCGCATCGTGAACGGCGCGCTCCGCGACACGCTGATTCCAGGAGTCCGGAATCCCGAGCTCAAATCGCTGCTTCAGACCGGTTTGACCTTGTTCGGCGAGCATCAGGCTCATGCCGAGCATCTCGCGGCCAGCCTGAAATGA